A genomic region of Pyrus communis chromosome 14, drPyrComm1.1, whole genome shotgun sequence contains the following coding sequences:
- the LOC137714887 gene encoding vicilin Jug r 6.0101-like yields MELKSKVFVVLLLLSAFVLSAFAAAVVLEDPELKQCQHQCKHQRGFDERQKQQCERKCEDYIKPKREQEEQRRRSEGGGGRGGEGGSFYTGEREEFEGRGQQQHQQQGDENPYFFEDQHFETRIQTEEGRVQVLQKFNERSDLLRGIENFRVGFLVTEPHAFVAPTHLDADSILFVFQGRPTITTVRGEKKESHNLERGDLFRIPASTPFYVLNRDENEKLHIVELFKTVSTPGEYAAFHSSGGQDPESFFRAFSPEVLQAAFKEDRNKLDRLFGQQRRGSIIRASKEQVQRMSQQNGHGGGEGIWPLPFHGGDESSSKDSFNLFKKHPSHENKFGRLFEADFNDFKQLQEFNLVVSFANITRGGMAGPYFNSRATKISVVLDGEGYFEMACPHVDSRGRQRQSSGTSQQRQKSSPTYQKMSGDLRRGAVFVAPAGHPVTIIASRNNNLQVLCFEVNAHDNIRFPLVGKNNVVSQFDRQAKELSFNVPASEVESIFNNQKDELFFEGPNDQLEHGRAHA; encoded by the exons ATGGAGTTGAAAAGCAAGGTTTTCGTGGTTTTATTGCTGTTGTCTGCTTTTGTTCTGAGTGCTTTTGCGGCCGCTGTGGTTTTGGAAGATCCGGAACTGAAGCAGTGCCAGCACCAGTGCAAACACCAGCGAGGGTTTGATGAGAGGCAGAAGCAACAGTGCGAGAGGAAGTGCGAGGACTACATTAAGCCGAAGAGGGAGCAGGAGGAGCAGCGGCGGAGGTCGGAAggcggaggaggaagaggaggagaaggggGAAGTTTTTAcacaggagagagagaggagttcGAGGGGCGAGGGCAACAACAACACCAACAACAAGGAGACGAGAATCCTTACTTCTTCGAAGACCAGCATTTCGAGACGAGAATTCAAACCGAGGAAGGTAGGGTTCAGGTTCTGCAGAAATTCAACGAAAGGTCTGATCTTCTGCGTGGGATTGAGAACTTTCGAGTCGGGTTTCTTGTCACGGAGCCTCATGCATTCGTTGCTCCGACTCATCTTGATGCGGATAGTATCCTATTTGTTTTCCAAG GCCGACCAACAATTACTACGGTGAGgggggagaagaaagagagccACAATCTTGAACGTGGAGATCTCTTTAGGATTCCAGCAAGCACCCCATTTTATGTGCTCAATAGAGACGAGAATGAAAAGCTCCATATTGTCGAACTCTTCAAAACAGTCTCTACGCCCGGAGAGTACGCGGCGTTTCACTCATCCGGAGGCCAAGACCCCGAATCCTTTTTCAGAGCATTCAGCCCCGAAGTTCTCCAAGCCGCTTTTAAGGA GGATAGGAATAAGTTGGATAGGCTATTTGGGCAGCAGAGGCGAGGCAGCATCATAAGGGCCTCCAAAGAACAAGTACAGAGAATGAGCCAGCAGAATGGTCACGGCGGCGGCGAAGGCATTTGGCCGCTGCCTTTCCATGGCGGTGATGAATCATCTTCAAAAGATTCTTTCAATCTTTTCAAGAAGCATCCTTCTCATGAAAACAAATTCGGCCGTCTCTTTGAAGCCGATTTCAACGACTTCAAACAGCTTCAGGAGTTTAACCTCGTCGTCTCATTTGCTAACATCACCCGG GGTGGAATGGCCGGTCCATATTTCAACTCAAGGGCTACGAAGATATCGGTTGTGCTAGATGGCGAAGGCTACTTTGAAATGGCATGTCCACATGTTGACTCAAGGGGTAGACAACGTCAGTCCAGTGGAACGTCACAGCAGAGACAAAAGAGCAGCCCAACTTACCAAAAGATGAGCGGAGACTTGCGACGCGGAGCGGTGTTCGTTGCCCCCGCCGGCCATCCTGTCACAATCATTGCCTCAAGGAACAACAACCTCCAAGTCCTCTGCTTCGAGGTCAACGCTCATGACAACATCAGGTTCCCACTGGTAGGGAAGAACAATGTGGTGAGCCAGTTCGACAGGCAAGCCAAGGAGCTGTCGTTTAATGTGCCGGCGAGTGAGGTGGAAAGTATTTTCAACAACCAGAAAGACGAACTGTTTTTCGAAGGACCAAATGATCAGCTTGAGCATGGCCGGGCTCATGCATAA
- the LOC137716210 gene encoding uncharacterized protein, protein MGWKAAEKLIRHWKILRGDNVMITRGKDRGETGVIKRVIRSQNRVIIEGKNLVKKHIKQGQGHEGGIFTVEAPLHASNVQVVDPVTGRSVKVGVRYLEDGTKVRVSRGLGASGSIIPRPEILKMRTTPRPTVAGPKDTPMDVVFEKTYNAKTGKGMPEL, encoded by the exons ATGGGTTGGAAGGCGGCTGAGAAACTCATTAGGCACTGGAAGATTCTCAGAGGAGATAAT GTGATGATAACAAGAGGCAAAGACAGGGGCGAGACTGGTGTCATCAAGCGAGTCATTCGCTCTCAGAATCGTGTCATCATAGAGGGAAAAAATCTG GTAAAGAAACATATCAAGCAAGGCCAAGGTCATGAAGGTGGGATTTTTACTGTCGAAGCGCCTCTCCATGCCTCAAATGTTCAAGTTGTTGATCCAGTGACAGG GAGGTCTGTTAAGGTTGGTGTGAGATATCTCGAGGATGGAACGAAAGTTCGAGTATCTAGGGGATTAGGCGCGTCAGGATCTATAATCCCTCGTCCTGAGATATTGAAGATGAGGACTACTCCAAGACCTACAGTTG CTGGCCCCAAGGACACTCCGATGGATGTCGTGTTCGAGAAGACTTACAATGCTAAGACGGGGAAGGGCATGCCTGAACTTTGA
- the LOC137714841 gene encoding non-specific lipid transfer protein GPI-anchored 16-like encodes MESFKDCRLSLIPITLLIISQRLVNGQISTPCTASMISSVTPCVNYITGSTSNGGSPTAGCCSLLKSLMGTGMDCACLLITGGVPVQLPINRTLALSLPRACKMGGVPLQCKASGSPLPAPGPSLLGPTRPPTASSPLSPRASKAVASGPAPESGTSDDLQPASPSDESEAPTQSTQGIGRPQLTPSASSLSYVSPPSVLLIMLGIMVFNSY; translated from the exons ATGGAATCATTCAAGGATTGTCGATTAAGTCTAATCCCAATTACCCTCCTAATCATTTCACAAAGATTGGTTAATGGGCAGATTAGTACACCATGCACAGCCTCAATGATAAGCAGCGTCACTCCATGCGTAAATTACATCACCGGGAGTACCAGCAACGGCGGGTCACCGACAGCTGGATGTTGCAGTTTGTTAAAGTCGTTAATGGGCACCGGCATGGACTGTGCCTGTCTTCTTATAACTGGTGGTGTTCCTGTCCAACTGCCCATTAACCGAACCCTCGCGCTTTCTCTTCCTCGAGCTTGTAAGATGGGAGGCGTCCCACTGCAATGCAAAG CCTCTGGTAGTCCTTTACCTGCTCCAG GTCCTTCGTTACTAGGGCCAACTCGTCCACCAACAGCTTCTTCACCTTTAAGTCCAAGAG CTTCTAAGGCAGTTGCATCGGGTCCTGCACCAGAATCTGGAACATCCGATGATCTGCAGCCAGCATCTCCATCAGATGAATCAGAAGCTCCAACACAAAGTACCCAAGGAATCGGACGACCACAGCTGACCCCATCAGCATCGAGTTTATCTTATGTTTCCCCACCATCAGTCCTACTGATAATGTTGGGAATTATGGTTTTCAATTCTTACTAG
- the LOC137715996 gene encoding F-box/kelch-repeat protein SKIP30-like, with the protein MSEQLIEGLPDAVALRCLAWVPFYLHPKLELVSRSWQAAIHSAELFRARQEVGSCEDLLCVSANEPDNLWQLYDPRRDLWITLPVLPSKIKNLSNFGTVSTAGKLFVLGGGSDAVDPQTGDHGTFSTNEVWSYDPVIRRWSPRASMLVPRAMFACCVLGGKIVVAGGLTSCRKSISLAEMYDPDNDVWAPIPDLHLSHNAACSGIVIGEKMYVLHRGLSTVQVFDNVGLQWTVEDYGWQQGPMTVIKGALYVMSHGVISRQDRESVKVLVSASEFGGRVGFAMAGLGDEIYVIGGVILSEHGTSEIKQISDVDVLTIGGERPTWHQAAPMTRCKGSVYGCAQLRI; encoded by the coding sequence ATGTCTGAACAACTGATAGAAGGTCTTCCCGACGCTGTTGCCCTTAGGTGCCTTGCATGGGTTCCCTTCTATCTCCATCCCAAGTTGGAGCTTGTTTCTCGTTCCTGGCAAGCTGCCATTCATAGTGCTGAACTTTTTAGAGCTCGACAGGAAGTTGGCTCATGTGAGGATCTATTATGCGTGTCTGCTAATGAACCAGATAATTTATGGCAGCTATATGATCCTCGTCGAGACCTTTGGATTACACTCCCTGTTCTCCCctctaaaattaaaaaccttTCCAACTTCGGCACTGTCTCAACTGCTGGAAAACTGTTTGTTCTTGGTGGTGGCAGTGATGCCGTTGACCCACAGACTGGTGACCATGGTACCTTTTCAACCAATGAGGTTTGGTCATACGATCCTGTAATTAGGCGATGGAGCCCACGTGCATCTATGCTTGTTCCTCGTGCAATGTTTGCATGCTGTGTTTTAGGTGGAAAGATTGTGGTTGCAGGGGGTTTAACCAGCTGTCGGAAATCAATCTCTTTAGCGGAAATGTATGACCCTGACAACGATGTGTGGGCTCCAATTCCTGATCTACATTTATCTCATAATGCTGCATGCTCAGGGATAGTGATTGGAGAAAAGATGTACGTCTTGCACAGGGGTTTATCAACGGTGCAAGTCTTCGACAATGTGGGGCTTCAATGGACGGTAGAGGATTATGGTTGGCAACAGGGTCCAATGACAGTCATTAAGGGTGCACTTTATGTGATGAGCCATGGAGTTATCTCCAGGCAAGACAGAGAATCAGTGAAGGTATTGGTTTCGGCTTCTGAGTTTGGTGGCAGAGTTGGGTTTGCAATGGCTGGGCTAGGAGATGAAATTTATGTGATTGGTGGGGTGATCCTCTCTGAACATGGGACATCTGAAATCAAGCAAATATCAGACGTTGATGTTCTCACGATTGGAGGTGAAAGACCAACTTGGCACCAGGCAGCACCAATGACACGGTGCAAAGGAAGTGTTTATGGTTGTGCACAGTTGAGAATTTAG
- the LOC137716028 gene encoding uncharacterized protein, whose protein sequence is MEDTPMENGETNKDSEVAPALIAVHPTQSSVAVAVGSDLRVFDLRGGCAVSLVDNSGSPLHKDSIRAIRYGADGKLFVSAGDDKTVKIWSTESWRCITTVCSEKRVSAVAISNDGSYVCFADKFGVVWVVDVDVSDGHQASVSKNAAPLLSHYCSIITSLEFSPDGRFFVSADRDFKIRVTVFPNKPLDGAHEIQSFSLGHTEFVSCLAFVCTQECPQGFLVSGSGDSTVRLWDISSGSLLNTFDIREKAGLLGSNGIEECHGAVTDLCTIPDSTLVAVAVQSLQGITLLSCDLSAKTLHVAKVVSIEGDAFIPTSLGTSLSSGLLWMVTGASNLHDSQYPCVARVKVISGVKETSPDSVEHGPIVLKDAEIPGGEKLLEKLQGRVSFDDNFFLTAAEALKTSMSNLLIKKQYSTENREFRKRTRNDKKLKQ, encoded by the exons ATGGAGGACACTCCGATGGAAAACGGAGAGACCAACAAGGATTCTGAGGTGGCCCCAGCCTTAATTGCAGTCCACCCTACCCAGAGCTCCGTCGCAGTCGCCGTCGGGTCGGACCTCCGCGTCTTCGACCTCCG TGGGGGTTGTGCGGTTTCTTTGGTGGATAATTCTGGTAGTCCTCTTCATAAGGATTCGATAAGAGCCATTCGCTACGGAGCAGACGGGAAGCTTTTTGTGTCGGCTGGTGATGATAAAACCGTCAAGATTTGGTCGACTGAATCTTGGCGCTGCATTACTACTGT GTGCTCAGAGAAAAGAGTGAGTGCAGTTGCCATAAGCAATGATGGTTCCTATGTTTGTTTTGCTGACAAGTTTGGGGTTGTTTGGGTTGTGGATGTGGATGTGTCTGATGGACATCAAGCTTCTGTTAGTAAGAACGCGGCACCGCTGCTTTCTCACTATTGTAGCATCATAACAAGCCTG GAATTTTCACCAGATGGACGATTTTTCGTTAGTGCTGACCGGGATTTCAAAATTCGA GTTACAGTGTTTCCCAACAAGCCTTTAGATGGAGCTCACGAGATACAAAGTTTCTCCCTTGGTCATACAGA GTTTGTTTCATGCCTTGCCTTTGTTTGCACTCAGGAATGCCCCCAGGGGTTTCTTGTCTCTGGAAGTGGTGATTCGACA GTTCGTCTATGGGATATTTCCTCAGGATCTCTCCTAAACACATTTGATATCAGAGAAAAG GCAGGACTTTTAGGGTCCAATGGAATAGAAGAGTGCCATGGGGCCGTTACAGATTTGTGCACCATCCCAGATAGCACCCTTGTTGCAGTGGCTGTTCAAAG TTTGCAAGGAATAACATTATTGAGCTGTGATCTTTCTGCTAAAACACTCCATGTCGCCAAG GTGGTTTCTATCGAGGGAGATGCCTTTATTCCTACAAGCTTGGGAACTAGCTTATCGTCCGGATTATTGTGGATGGTAACGGGTGCCTCTAACTTGCATGATTCTCAATACCCTTGTGTGGCCCGTGTCAAGGTTATCTCTGGCGTTAAGGAAACCAGTCCTGATTCAGTTGAGCATGGGCCAATTGTTTTGAAAGACGCTGAGATCCCCGGAGGTGAGAAATTGCTCGAGAAGCTGCAGGGAAGAGTGTCGTTTGACGATAACTTTTTCTTGACAGCTGCTGAGGCTTTGAAAACATCCATGAGCAATTTGTTAATAAAAAAGCAGTACTCTACGGAGAATCGAGAGTTTAGAAAGAGAACCAGAAATGATAAGAAACTCAAGCAGTGA